Proteins encoded by one window of Lutibacter sp. A64:
- the proB gene encoding glutamate 5-kinase — translation MGKSDKKRILLKIGSNVLTKETNQISRGKLEDIARQIASLKDTYEFVIVSSGAIAVAKQFVELESNGKPINVKQALASIGQPHLMRIFHENFWELGLLTSQCLLSYSDFEKKQSRTNIKNTINVLLTNNYIPIINENDTVATDEIKFGDNDKLSALAAVLLDVDLLLIATNTNGVYTKESIDAKCAKTIKEASDVKVLKKQIQNSISLHGTGGMTTKIDAAEIAQQAKIETWILNGLNDNFIVDAIDNASEFTKIILK, via the coding sequence ATGGGCAAATCAGATAAAAAAAGAATTTTATTAAAAATTGGTTCTAATGTATTAACAAAAGAAACCAATCAAATTTCGAGAGGAAAATTAGAAGATATTGCGCGTCAAATAGCTTCATTAAAAGATACATACGAATTTGTTATTGTAAGTTCTGGAGCAATTGCTGTGGCTAAACAGTTTGTAGAACTAGAAAGCAATGGAAAACCAATAAATGTAAAACAAGCTTTAGCTTCTATTGGTCAGCCACATTTAATGCGTATTTTTCATGAGAATTTTTGGGAACTTGGCTTGCTAACCTCGCAATGTTTATTGTCGTATTCAGATTTCGAAAAAAAACAATCTAGAACCAATATTAAAAATACGATTAATGTATTGCTAACCAATAATTATATACCAATTATTAATGAAAACGATACTGTTGCAACCGATGAAATAAAATTTGGAGATAATGATAAACTATCTGCATTAGCAGCTGTTTTGTTAGATGTGGATTTATTGTTAATAGCAACAAATACAAATGGTGTTTACACAAAAGAATCTATCGATGCTAAATGTGCTAAAACTATTAAAGAAGCTTCTGATGTTAAAGTCTTAAAAAAACAAATACAAAATTCAATTTCATTACATGGAACTGGAGGAATGACAACTAAAATTGATGCAGCTGAAATTGCACAACAAGCAAAAATTGAAACGTGGATTTTAAACGGATTAAACGATAACTTTATAGTAGATGCAATTGATAATGCATCCGAGTTTACTAAAATAATATTAAAATAA